In Hymenobacter sublimis, a single genomic region encodes these proteins:
- a CDS encoding cyclic nucleotide-binding domain-containing protein has protein sequence MTLLARWQQLLGIRPEEGRTVGLFFLHNFLLGIGTILVYVSANVILLENHPERNLPLAYGAAAVLMIAAGKLYAHFEHHLGLQRVAVRVLLAVVALTAVLGVLVAVGHSVLAAVVIMAGYRVIYLLTNLEFWGVSAVVFDVRQGRRLFSVISSGDMPAKALGAVLAILIHHHTELLWLLLTAFGAYMGALLVLQQTNRSHLVEARSAARALRTEAVAPRLQRWFGSSRLVLTMCLSMLALAAVTTGIEYSFFVNVKHRFHDQALVMRYVGGVLAVAYLLALVVKLLLTGQVLNRVGVRGVLLALPAVLLAGLGLFGLLPSAAPDTLVLYFCGLFITLEVLRRAVFDPVFLVLFQPLPAAERLEAHTLAKGLYEPLGMGLAGVLLFLLSNQRGLTFGWMGLLVLVALFFLHRTYGHYLAELQHAVSRRFGAAEDGLDIKEKAPLNGTQAVVTSADIQLHIAALADKATRAAATDTLLTLGEQALPELLATLQTSTDETTIRRVAQLCGHLRLPASRRGLVTLARQPHLFRREAALRVLRGFAPAPADAPIFQALVQEELRLAQQLLHGLAATHDKAVRASLDYEVARVQQRMFGLLQQLYPPHLIADAQRGVAHATRERQANALEVLDNLIPRPVYQGLQILLEVATVAEKARAFDALLGPPAAPQPLPITIIQRGEAAFTDWTISLALQHWQPTAATTTLLLPHLHTPNLLIRETALGVLARLAQQQPAAHTHLLAHHPDLASSLMSHSATTTAHIPATERVAVLQRTALFAATPANVLSSIVPIMKEVEFAAGHQIFAKGDLGTSLFIVHEGEVGIFTGSQQLATFRKGEFFGELALLDAEPRSASAVAQTPVVAFRLDQEDFYDVMEERGEVLRNILRVLCQRLRLQNEKVQA, from the coding sequence ATGACACTACTTGCACGCTGGCAGCAGTTATTGGGCATTCGTCCTGAGGAAGGCCGCACGGTGGGGTTGTTCTTTCTGCACAACTTCCTGCTGGGCATCGGTACCATTCTGGTGTACGTTTCGGCCAACGTCATTCTGCTGGAAAACCACCCGGAGCGCAACTTGCCCCTGGCCTACGGCGCGGCTGCCGTGCTCATGATTGCAGCCGGCAAACTGTACGCCCATTTTGAGCACCACCTGGGGCTGCAACGGGTAGCGGTGCGGGTGCTGCTGGCCGTGGTAGCCCTCACAGCCGTGCTGGGTGTGCTGGTGGCGGTGGGCCACTCCGTGTTGGCCGCCGTAGTGATTATGGCGGGCTACCGCGTGATTTACCTGCTGACTAACCTGGAATTCTGGGGGGTGTCGGCGGTGGTGTTCGATGTGCGCCAGGGCCGGCGCCTGTTCAGTGTCATCAGCTCCGGCGACATGCCCGCCAAGGCCCTCGGGGCCGTGCTAGCCATCCTGATTCATCATCATACGGAGCTGTTGTGGCTGCTACTGACTGCTTTTGGAGCTTACATGGGCGCTCTGCTGGTGTTACAGCAAACCAACCGCTCCCATTTAGTAGAAGCTCGCTCGGCGGCCCGCGCCCTGCGCACCGAAGCCGTGGCCCCGCGCCTGCAGCGCTGGTTCGGGAGCAGCCGCTTGGTCCTGACGATGTGCCTGAGCATGCTGGCGCTGGCGGCCGTTACTACGGGCATTGAGTACTCGTTTTTTGTGAATGTAAAGCACCGCTTCCACGACCAAGCCCTGGTAATGCGCTACGTGGGCGGCGTGCTGGCTGTGGCCTATCTGCTGGCCCTGGTGGTAAAGCTGCTGCTAACCGGTCAGGTACTGAATAGGGTAGGGGTGCGCGGGGTGTTACTGGCCCTGCCGGCAGTGCTACTGGCTGGCTTGGGTCTGTTTGGCCTGCTGCCTTCCGCCGCACCCGATACGTTGGTGTTGTATTTCTGCGGCCTGTTTATCACGCTGGAAGTGCTGCGCCGCGCCGTCTTCGATCCGGTGTTTCTGGTGCTGTTTCAGCCTCTGCCCGCAGCGGAGCGCCTCGAAGCCCATACCCTGGCCAAGGGCTTGTATGAGCCGCTGGGCATGGGGTTAGCTGGGGTGCTGCTGTTTCTGCTGTCCAACCAGCGCGGCCTTACCTTCGGCTGGATGGGCCTGCTGGTGCTGGTGGCTCTGTTTTTTCTGCACCGCACTTACGGCCACTACCTGGCTGAACTGCAACATGCCGTTAGTCGCCGGTTTGGCGCGGCGGAAGATGGATTGGACATCAAGGAGAAAGCGCCCCTGAATGGAACCCAAGCGGTAGTAACTTCCGCGGATATTCAGCTGCACATTGCGGCCCTGGCCGATAAAGCAACCCGCGCGGCAGCCACCGACACTCTGCTTACTTTGGGGGAGCAGGCCCTGCCGGAGCTGCTGGCAACCTTGCAAACCAGCACCGATGAAACGACTATCCGGCGGGTAGCGCAGTTGTGCGGGCACTTGCGGCTGCCGGCCAGCCGGCGGGGGCTGGTAACACTGGCCCGGCAGCCCCACCTGTTCCGGCGCGAGGCGGCATTGCGGGTTCTGCGGGGCTTTGCGCCAGCCCCCGCCGATGCGCCCATTTTTCAGGCCCTCGTACAGGAGGAATTGCGCCTCGCCCAACAGCTGCTCCACGGCCTGGCCGCCACCCACGACAAAGCCGTGCGGGCCAGCCTGGATTACGAGGTAGCCCGCGTGCAGCAGCGAATGTTCGGGTTGCTCCAGCAGTTGTACCCGCCCCACCTCATTGCTGATGCCCAGCGCGGCGTAGCTCACGCTACCCGGGAGCGGCAGGCCAACGCCCTGGAGGTACTCGACAACCTGATTCCGCGGCCCGTGTACCAGGGCCTGCAAATCCTGTTGGAGGTAGCCACCGTCGCGGAAAAAGCCCGCGCTTTTGATGCCTTGCTGGGCCCGCCCGCCGCTCCGCAGCCCTTGCCCATCACCATTATCCAGCGGGGAGAAGCCGCCTTCACCGACTGGACCATCAGTTTGGCTTTGCAACACTGGCAGCCCACTGCCGCCACGACAACGCTGCTGCTACCTCACCTGCACACCCCTAACCTGCTAATCCGGGAAACGGCGCTGGGCGTGCTGGCCAGGCTGGCCCAGCAGCAACCCGCAGCGCATACGCACTTATTGGCCCATCACCCTGACCTTGCCTCTTCGCTTATGAGCCATTCCGCTACTACCACCGCGCATATACCGGCCACTGAGCGGGTAGCCGTGCTGCAGCGCACCGCCTTATTTGCGGCCACCCCGGCCAACGTGCTCAGCAGCATTGTGCCCATCATGAAGGAGGTGGAGTTTGCGGCGGGCCACCAGATTTTCGCCAAGGGCGACCTGGGTACTTCGCTTTTTATTGTGCACGAGGGCGAGGTAGGCATCTTTACTGGCTCCCAGCAGCTGGCTACCTTCCGCAAGGGCGAATTTTTCGGTGAGCTGGCTCTGTTAGATGCGGAGCCTCGCTCGGCCTCCGCTGTAGCGCAAACTCCGGTGGTAGCCTTCCGCCTAGATCAGGAAGACTTTTACGACGTGATGGAGGAGCGTGGCGAAGTGCTACGTAACATTCTGCGCGTGCTCTGCCAGCGCCTGCGCCTGCAAAACGAAAAGGTGCAGGCCTGA